One genomic window of Mauremys mutica isolate MM-2020 ecotype Southern chromosome 5, ASM2049712v1, whole genome shotgun sequence includes the following:
- the CYTL1 gene encoding cytokine-like protein 1, with product MKMLLSLVVLLSVFLLISSAPQTCYSRILSLSKEIMASFKNLQNPEPVDPCVEMLPKLYLDIHNYCVLAKLRNFVAYPACQRVPQVSALKEKIRSLYTIMISFCRRDLVFLTDDCDALEIPILSPTDPSVIQS from the exons ATGAAGATGCTGCTGAGTTTGGTTGTTCTGCTCTCTGTTTTTCTGTTGATTAGTTCAGCTCCTCAAACCTGCTACTCAAGGATTCTGTCTTTGAGCAAAGAAATCATGGCATCATTTAAGAATTTACAGAACCCTGAACCTGTG GACCCCTGTGTGGAGATGCTGCCCAAGCTCTACTTGGACATACAT AATTATTGTGTGTTGGCAAAACTCCGTAACTTTGTGGCATACCCTGCATGCCAAAGAGTGCCGCAAGTGAGTGCTCTGAAGGAAAAGATCCGGAGCCTGTACACCATTATGATCTCCTTCTGCAGGAGG GACTTAGTGTTCCTTACTGACGATTGTGATGCTTTGGAAATCCCTATCCTGTCTCCGACTGATCCCTCTGTCATTCAGAGCTAA